GACCGATGTCCTCGAACACCACGTCGAATTCGGTCTTCTCCTCCGCCGGAGCGGCAGCCCCAGCCCCTGCAGCCGCCGGCGCTGCACCCGCCACCATGACCGGAGCAGCGGCAGCCGTCACGCCCCACTTCTCCTCAAGCATTTTCTTCAGCTGCGCCGCTTCCAGCAGCGTCAGGCTATTCAACTGTTCGACGATCGCATTCAAATCTGCCATTTGTGCTTCTCCTCGATGACGATTGATGATCCATGATCATGGTTCACCGATCGTCAATCATCAATCTCTAATCTCTAATCTCTGATCCCCATGTTCCGACTCACGCCTCTTTCGGCGTTTCCTTGTCAATCCTCGCCTGCAAGGCATACATCACACTGCCGATAGCGGCGTTGAGCACGCCGACGAGGTTCGATGCCGGCGCCGAGATCGCACCGATGAGCTGCGCGCGCAATGTATCCAGTGACGGCAACGACGCCAGAGCTTCGACTTCCTCCTTCGTGATGGCCTTGCCGCTCAGCACACCGCCGACGACCTTGAGCTTTTCGAACTCTTTGGTCAACTCGCCGAGGGCC
The window above is part of the Candidatus Roseilinea sp. genome. Proteins encoded here:
- the rplL gene encoding 50S ribosomal protein L7/L12, yielding MADLNAIVEQLNSLTLLEAAQLKKMLEEKWGVTAAAAPVMVAGAAPAAAGAGAAAPAEEKTEFDVVFEDIGPKKIEVIKVVRAITNLGLKEAKDLVEAPKSVIQSGVSKETAEETKKKLEEVGAKVIIK